One window of the Marmota flaviventris isolate mMarFla1 chromosome 2, mMarFla1.hap1, whole genome shotgun sequence genome contains the following:
- the Fndc11 gene encoding fibronectin type III domain-containing protein 11: MNFKVTGLGLDKMRLDSPQSFLDTEEVEEGEDQQLLEPEAWRTYMEHLNVLREFLTSDLSPHLLKRHHARMQLLKKCSYYIEVLPKHLALGDQNPLVLPNTMFQLIDPWKFQRMKKVGTAQTKIQLLLLGDLLEQLDRGRAELDALLESPDPRPFLAGWGLVEQRLADLSAVMDNFLAMMVPGRLHIKHRLVSDIGATKIPHIRLMLSTKMPVMFDRKESVAHQDWVSLRWFVTIQPAVPEQFELRFKLLEPRTQQECTQCGIIPVATCTFDIHNLLPNRTYKFTVKRAESYTLVYEPWRDSLTLQTTPGPPGGPAPSRLGKPSLPLTAPSER, from the coding sequence ATGAACTTCAAGGTCACGGGCCTGGGCCTGGACAAGATGAGGCTGGACAGTCCACAGTCCTTCCTGGACACGGAGGAGGTGGAAGAGGGGGAGGATCAGCAGCTGCTGGAGCCAGAAGCTTGGAGGACCTATATGGAGCACCTCAATGTGCTTCGGGAGTTCCTGACCTCAGACCTGAGCCCCCATCTGCTCAAGCGCCACCATGCCCGCATGCAGTTGCTGAAGAAGTGCTCCTACTACATTGAGGTCCTCCCCAAGCACCTGGCCCTGGGTGACCAGAACCCACTGGTGCTGCCCAACACCATGTTCCAGCTCATTGACCCCTGGAAGTTCCAGCGCATGAAGAAGGTGGGCACAGCACAGACCAAGATCCAGTTGCTGCTGCTGGGAGACCTGCTGGAGCAGCTGGACCGTGGCCGTGCAGAGCTGGATGCCTTGCTCGAGTCCCCAGACCCGCGGCCCTTCCTGGCTGGCTGGGGGCTTGTGGAGCAGCGGCTGGCAGACTTGTCGGCTGTCATGGACAACTTCCTGGCCATGATGGTGCCAGGGCGCCTGCACATCAAGCACCGCCTGGTATCCGACATTGGGGCCACAAAGATTCCACACATCCGGCTCATGCTGAGCACCAAGATGCCAGTCATGTTTGACCGAAAGGAGTCAGTGGCCCACCAGGACTGGGTCAGCCTGCGCTGGTTTGTCACCATCCAGCCAGCGGTGCCAGAGCAGTTTGAGCTGCGCTTCAAGCTGCTGGAGCCACGGACGCAGCAGGAATGCACGCAGTGTGGCATCATCCCTGTGGCCACCTGCACCTTCGATATCCACAACCTGCTGCCCAACCGCACCTACAAGTTCACTGTCAAGAGGGCAGAGAGCTACACACTGGTGTATGAACCATGGCGGGACAGCCTTACCCTGCAGACCACTCCAGGGCCCCCGGGAGGGCCTGCCCCCAGTCGGCTGGGCAAGCCCAGCTTGCCCCTGACCGCACCTTCTGAGAgatga